A region of Ignavibacteriota bacterium DNA encodes the following proteins:
- a CDS encoding gamma-glutamylcyclotransferase: MLYFAYGSNMNPERMKGRNINFSSRKFAKLIDYKLVFNKKSKYGDFTFANIVKSNNDYVEGALYEFPDIDIIHLDNEEGYPNQYDKKLVQVTDLENNLIEATTYIANKEKIVNALKPKKEYLYHLLAGRDILTDEYYAQLSKTETCD, from the coding sequence ATGTTGTATTTCGCATACGGTTCAAATATGAACCCTGAAAGGATGAAGGGGAGAAATATTAATTTCTCATCAAGAAAATTTGCAAAACTTATTGATTACAAATTAGTTTTTAATAAAAAGTCCAAATATGGAGATTTTACTTTTGCCAATATTGTTAAATCTAACAATGATTATGTAGAGGGTGCACTTTACGAATTCCCTGATATTGATATAATTCATCTTGATAATGAAGAAGGCTATCCAAATCAATATGATAAAAAATTAGTACAAGTAACTGATTTAGAGAATAATCTAATTGAAGCAACAACTTACATTGCAAACAAAGAAAAAATTGTCAATGCCTTAAAACCTAAGAAAGAATATCTTTATCACTTATTAGCTGGCAGAGACATTTTAACCGATGAGTATTATGCACAATTGTCCAAAACTGAAACTTGTGATTAA